A genome region from Frankineae bacterium MT45 includes the following:
- a CDS encoding Acyl-CoA synthetase (AMP-forming)/AMP-acid ligase II gives MPAKKMHPQQRIDEYRSLGAWTDDTVQQLFIDRVADFGDALAAVDPPNKAELVDLPIQRASWNDIDDQVERLAAVLLANGIGEGDVVAVQLPNIVELIVAYLALWRVRAIVSPLAVQYRRHEILEMGEIGGFSAFLTSDRIGQRAVADDIVAMRAEIPSLQTVLHFGPSSVPGAVSVADALSKLVPADLDYVRAYADQHPVDPNDCITICWTSGTESRPKGVPRAHYEWLVMSWDTVYSPDLNHDARILNPFPMVNMAGINGMFLPWLRVGCVLVQHHPFDLSVFLGQIEAEGITYTVAPPALLAMLLQREELLAGADISTLRQIGSGSVPLQEWMVRGWSDRYGIAIINYFGSNEGISLMTDVKLMTDPEQRARFFPRYGGDRTWSFPAASRTKIKLIDPDTGAEIDEPDHPGELYLKGPSLFAGYLDASHVQSPFDEDGYLKTGDMFVIDGPNQEFLRYVDRAKDLVIRGGMNIAPAELETMIATHPAVAEVAVIGYPDDVLGEKVCAVVALKPGMSLELADVVSHLNAQQIASYKLPERLDVVEALPRNPVGKVLKRQLRAGV, from the coding sequence AGCGAATCGATGAGTATCGGTCGCTCGGCGCATGGACCGACGACACCGTGCAGCAACTTTTCATCGACCGTGTCGCCGACTTCGGCGACGCGCTTGCCGCAGTCGATCCGCCGAACAAGGCAGAGTTGGTCGACCTCCCCATCCAGCGGGCCAGCTGGAACGACATCGACGATCAGGTCGAGCGATTGGCCGCGGTGCTGCTGGCCAATGGAATCGGCGAGGGCGACGTTGTCGCCGTGCAACTTCCCAACATCGTCGAACTGATCGTCGCCTACCTGGCGCTCTGGCGAGTGCGGGCGATCGTCTCGCCGCTGGCTGTTCAGTATCGCCGGCACGAGATTCTCGAAATGGGTGAGATCGGCGGCTTCTCAGCCTTCCTGACCAGCGATCGCATCGGGCAGCGCGCGGTCGCCGACGACATCGTGGCCATGCGGGCCGAGATCCCTTCGCTGCAGACCGTGCTGCACTTCGGTCCCTCCTCCGTTCCCGGCGCCGTCAGTGTCGCCGACGCGTTGAGCAAGCTAGTCCCGGCCGACCTCGACTACGTGCGGGCCTACGCCGATCAGCATCCGGTCGACCCCAATGACTGCATCACCATCTGCTGGACCTCCGGTACCGAGAGCCGCCCCAAGGGCGTGCCGCGCGCGCACTATGAGTGGCTGGTGATGAGCTGGGACACCGTCTACTCCCCCGACCTGAATCACGACGCCCGGATTCTCAACCCGTTCCCGATGGTGAACATGGCCGGAATCAACGGCATGTTCCTGCCGTGGCTGCGCGTGGGCTGCGTCCTCGTGCAGCACCACCCGTTTGATCTCTCGGTATTCCTCGGCCAGATCGAGGCCGAGGGGATCACCTACACGGTCGCCCCGCCTGCCCTGTTGGCGATGCTGCTGCAGCGCGAGGAGCTACTGGCCGGCGCTGACATCTCCACCCTGCGCCAGATCGGCTCCGGTTCGGTGCCGCTGCAGGAGTGGATGGTGCGCGGGTGGAGTGACCGCTACGGCATCGCCATCATCAACTACTTCGGTTCCAACGAGGGAATCTCGCTGATGACCGACGTGAAGCTGATGACCGACCCCGAGCAGCGAGCGCGCTTCTTCCCCCGCTACGGCGGCGACCGGACCTGGAGCTTCCCAGCCGCATCGCGAACCAAGATCAAACTCATCGACCCCGACACCGGCGCTGAGATCGACGAGCCCGACCACCCGGGCGAGCTCTACCTGAAGGGCCCGAGCCTCTTCGCCGGCTACCTCGACGCCTCGCACGTCCAAAGTCCCTTCGATGAGGACGGCTACCTGAAGACCGGTGACATGTTCGTCATCGACGGCCCGAATCAGGAGTTCCTGCGGTACGTGGATCGGGCCAAGGACCTGGTGATTCGCGGCGGGATGAACATCGCGCCGGCTGAGCTGGAGACGATGATCGCCACCCATCCAGCGGTGGCTGAGGTCGCGGTGATCGGCTACCCGGACGACGTCCTCGGCGAGAAGGTCTGCGCCGTAGTCGCCCTCAAGCCGGGAATGAGCCTGGAGTTGGCCGACGTGGTGAGTCACCTCAACGCCCAGCAGATCGCCAGCTACAAGCTCCCCGAACGCCTAGACGTCGTCGAGGCCCTGCCCCGCAACCCCGTGGGAAAGGTCCTCAAACGCCAACTGCGGGCCGGCGTCTAA
- a CDS encoding long-chain acyl-CoA synthetase — protein MLDDTAGSILAKSLARAGGRVAVRAHGEVRTHRELLANANRFANALTGQGLKPGDHVALMVADRVQAVEAYVGCLIGGFPAVHVNDRLARNEVRGILSDADARAFVYTSEVAEKVAGLDALEDTAAVALGEPADGSHLRWEPLLFAASSTGPNVARSSEDLAIIGYTSGTTGQPKGVMHTQRSMVRILRHMPVHFDIRPRSRCAFTGTLSFVAGIWGVLLPHLYLGGEISFMAGLPADAWIDRMVAEGSNFTYIPTPLADQFVEEVRRRPEVLRTLRVGMHSGSKMPADTVRRVVEVIGGRFGEAYGMTETGAPVTRTEEFDWSPACEAEDVYASTGRPMHLADVSIVGTDGQPLPVGETGEITVSSETQFLGYYKRPELTAEALIDGRLRTGDIGRLDEAGYLYVTDRAKDMIVSGGMNVFPAEVEAALADVPGLAELAVFGVPDERWGETVVAVAVASDPSLDEAAVIQAARDRIASYKKPTQVRFVDALPRTASLKIDKPALRAQWSATGGPR, from the coding sequence ATGCTGGACGACACCGCCGGATCGATCCTCGCCAAGTCGCTGGCCCGCGCCGGTGGCCGGGTGGCCGTCCGGGCTCATGGCGAAGTCAGAACCCATCGTGAATTGCTGGCCAACGCCAATCGCTTCGCCAACGCGCTCACCGGTCAGGGCCTGAAGCCCGGAGACCACGTCGCGCTCATGGTCGCCGATCGGGTGCAGGCAGTCGAGGCCTACGTCGGCTGCCTCATCGGGGGCTTCCCCGCGGTCCACGTGAATGATCGGCTGGCCCGCAACGAAGTTCGGGGGATTCTCTCCGACGCCGACGCCCGGGCATTCGTCTACACCTCAGAGGTGGCCGAGAAGGTGGCCGGCCTGGACGCGCTGGAAGATACCGCGGCCGTCGCGCTCGGCGAACCGGCCGACGGCTCGCACCTGCGTTGGGAGCCGCTGCTCTTCGCGGCCAGCTCGACCGGCCCCAACGTTGCCCGCTCCAGCGAAGACCTGGCGATCATCGGCTACACCAGCGGCACGACCGGCCAGCCCAAGGGCGTTATGCACACCCAGCGCTCAATGGTCCGCATTCTTCGGCACATGCCGGTTCACTTCGACATCCGCCCGCGCAGCCGCTGCGCCTTCACCGGAACGCTCTCCTTCGTCGCCGGCATCTGGGGGGTGCTCCTGCCGCACCTATATCTGGGCGGCGAGATCTCCTTCATGGCCGGACTCCCGGCCGACGCCTGGATCGATCGGATGGTGGCCGAAGGCTCGAACTTCACCTACATCCCGACCCCGCTGGCCGACCAGTTCGTCGAGGAGGTCCGCCGCCGCCCGGAGGTTCTTCGGACCCTGCGCGTGGGCATGCACTCGGGTTCCAAGATGCCGGCCGACACGGTTCGGCGCGTCGTCGAGGTGATCGGCGGGCGCTTCGGTGAGGCGTACGGCATGACCGAGACCGGAGCGCCGGTGACCCGCACCGAGGAGTTCGACTGGTCACCGGCCTGCGAGGCTGAGGACGTCTACGCCAGCACCGGACGTCCGATGCATCTGGCCGACGTCTCGATCGTGGGTACCGACGGCCAGCCCCTGCCCGTGGGCGAGACCGGCGAGATCACCGTCAGCTCCGAGACGCAGTTCCTCGGGTACTACAAGCGTCCTGAGCTGACCGCGGAGGCACTCATCGACGGGCGGCTGCGCACCGGTGACATCGGCCGCCTCGACGAGGCCGGATACCTCTACGTCACCGATCGGGCCAAGGACATGATCGTCTCCGGCGGCATGAACGTCTTCCCGGCCGAGGTCGAGGCCGCCCTGGCGGACGTGCCGGGCCTGGCCGAACTCGCCGTATTCGGAGTACCGGACGAGCGCTGGGGCGAGACGGTGGTGGCGGTGGCGGTGGCCTCTGACCCGTCCCTGGATGAGGCGGCGGTGATTCAGGCCGCCCGCGATCGGATCGCCTCGTACAAGAAGCCGACCCAGGTGCGTTTCGTGGATGCCCTGCCCCGTACGGCCAGCCTGAAGATCGACAAGCCGGCGCTGCGGGCCCAGTGGAGCGCGACCGGCGGTCCGCGATGA
- a CDS encoding Steroid 5-alpha reductase family enzyme, whose product MGTVSWVTLVVCLVASAATIVVLMGVTMAISMRTNNWSVVDTFWGLGFVAIAVVSYLITIDHGDAGRRLIALLVTAIWGLRLAGYIHWRNHGKPEDPRYTALMKRRTGPLIPYVVKNIFWAQGWVMWVVAIPISVAMVEHQPVNALTWLGVALAAVGLFFEAVGDAQLARFKSDPANAGKLMDKGLWGWTRHPNYFGDICVMFGIWIVACGSWIGVVTVFAPILMARMLISKSGKALLERRMARSRGPEYAEYVARTSGLIPRPPRKHASTHLG is encoded by the coding sequence GTGGGCACCGTTTCTTGGGTAACACTCGTTGTGTGTCTCGTCGCATCGGCGGCGACCATCGTCGTGCTTATGGGCGTCACCATGGCGATCTCGATGCGCACCAACAACTGGTCGGTGGTCGATACCTTCTGGGGACTCGGCTTCGTGGCTATCGCGGTGGTCAGCTACCTCATCACCATCGACCACGGCGACGCGGGACGGCGTCTCATCGCTCTGCTGGTCACGGCGATCTGGGGCCTGCGCCTGGCCGGTTACATTCATTGGCGAAACCACGGCAAGCCGGAGGACCCGCGTTACACCGCGCTCATGAAGCGCCGTACCGGTCCGCTGATCCCCTACGTTGTCAAGAACATCTTCTGGGCGCAGGGCTGGGTCATGTGGGTGGTGGCCATCCCGATCAGCGTTGCGATGGTCGAGCACCAGCCGGTGAATGCCCTTACCTGGCTCGGTGTTGCCCTCGCCGCCGTCGGTCTCTTCTTCGAGGCCGTGGGCGATGCGCAGTTGGCGCGTTTCAAGAGCGATCCGGCGAATGCCGGCAAGCTGATGGACAAGGGCCTCTGGGGCTGGACGCGTCACCCCAACTACTTCGGCGACATCTGCGTGATGTTCGGCATCTGGATCGTCGCCTGCGGCTCCTGGATCGGAGTAGTCACGGTCTTCGCGCCGATCCTCATGGCCCGCATGCTCATCTCCAAGAGCGGCAAGGCACTCCTCGAGCGGCGCATGGCCCGCTCCCGCGGCCCGGAGTACGCCGAGTACGTGGCCCGCACCAGCGGCCTCATCCCGCGCCCGCCCCGCAAGCACGCGTCCACTCACCTCGGCTGA
- a CDS encoding probable F420-dependent oxidoreductase, Rv3093c family: protein MSVHLEVSLGLWQDRPPAEVIETALIADSLGYHAVWIGEMATWDAFALGTHVATKFSQSDLVLGPFAVAVRDPAMIAMGVASVASLTGRGVSVALGTSSTMVVERWHGRDRSRPAQALAESAEAVRGLLDGRKVDLDGAVVKTNGYRLRLDAPKSELVVAAFGDRAIEVAARHADRMVLNLVDPDSVRDLVGKLRSAAERVGRPCPRVAVWVGCAIDPGPAAIEQLRRSVVGYLAAPGYSDMFRRAGFSELVDFALTRPHPAALLEQVPAELNAVVGLVGDAAQVEARIKEYSAAGADDIVIVPSATDDDPAARHTLTVAADIVDQLG from the coding sequence GTGAGTGTCCATCTCGAGGTCTCGCTCGGCCTCTGGCAGGATCGCCCGCCGGCGGAGGTGATTGAGACGGCGCTGATCGCAGATTCCCTCGGATATCACGCTGTCTGGATCGGCGAGATGGCCACCTGGGACGCTTTCGCGCTCGGCACGCACGTCGCCACCAAGTTCAGCCAATCCGATCTGGTGCTTGGCCCGTTCGCGGTCGCCGTCCGTGATCCGGCGATGATCGCGATGGGAGTCGCCTCCGTCGCTTCGCTTACCGGACGCGGGGTCTCCGTCGCACTCGGCACCTCCTCCACGATGGTTGTCGAGCGCTGGCACGGCCGCGACCGGAGTCGACCGGCGCAGGCGCTGGCCGAATCGGCCGAGGCGGTCCGTGGCTTGCTCGACGGCAGGAAGGTCGACCTGGACGGTGCCGTCGTCAAGACCAATGGATACCGGCTACGCCTCGACGCGCCCAAGTCGGAGCTCGTGGTCGCCGCCTTCGGTGATCGCGCCATCGAGGTGGCGGCCCGGCACGCCGATCGGATGGTGCTCAACCTCGTCGACCCGGACTCGGTGCGCGATCTGGTGGGGAAGTTGCGCAGCGCCGCCGAGCGGGTCGGGCGTCCCTGCCCACGTGTCGCCGTCTGGGTGGGCTGCGCAATCGACCCGGGACCAGCCGCCATCGAACAGCTGCGCCGCTCGGTGGTCGGGTACCTGGCCGCCCCCGGCTACAGCGACATGTTCCGCCGGGCCGGCTTCTCGGAGCTGGTCGATTTCGCGCTGACTCGACCGCATCCGGCGGCGCTCCTCGAGCAGGTTCCGGCCGAGCTGAACGCGGTCGTCGGCCTGGTGGGCGACGCCGCTCAGGTCGAGGCCCGGATCAAGGAGTACTCGGCCGCCGGTGCTGATGACATCGTCATCGTGCCGTCGGCCACCGACGACGACCCGGCGGCTCGCCACACCCTCACGGTCGCCGCCGACATCGTCGATCAACTCGGCTGA
- a CDS encoding Enoyl-CoA hydratase/carnithine racemase: protein MSEELVLRADHGPVTVLTLNRPERRNAWTVPLQRYYYGLLQECVEDPSVRCIVVTGSGSTFCPGADTNELQGYTETGDFNPEMAKIVQPDWYPMTVDKPMIAAINGACAGFGLVQTMMCDVRIAVPGARMTTAFARRGLPALHSSSYLLPRLIGMSRATELLVSGRTFTTDEAASYGLVHQLVEADQLMEHVLAYAADLAVNCSPASVINIKEQLRNSYTHTFLESVHDAEERERTALASVDFYEGVMSFVERRPPQFAPFGEGAKPRG, encoded by the coding sequence GTGTCCGAAGAACTGGTACTGCGCGCTGATCATGGCCCCGTGACGGTGCTTACCCTCAACCGCCCGGAGCGGCGCAACGCCTGGACGGTGCCCCTGCAGCGCTACTACTACGGGCTGCTGCAGGAGTGCGTGGAGGATCCGTCGGTGCGCTGCATCGTGGTCACCGGCTCCGGCAGCACCTTCTGCCCCGGTGCCGACACCAACGAGCTCCAGGGGTACACCGAGACCGGCGACTTCAATCCGGAGATGGCGAAGATCGTCCAGCCGGACTGGTATCCCATGACCGTCGACAAGCCGATGATTGCGGCCATCAACGGCGCCTGCGCCGGCTTCGGCCTGGTCCAGACGATGATGTGCGACGTCCGGATCGCCGTCCCCGGCGCGCGCATGACCACCGCCTTCGCCCGGCGCGGCCTGCCGGCACTGCACTCGAGTTCTTACCTGCTACCACGGCTCATTGGCATGAGCCGGGCTACCGAGCTGCTCGTCTCCGGGCGGACCTTCACCACCGACGAGGCCGCCTCCTACGGGCTGGTCCATCAGCTAGTCGAGGCTGACCAGCTGATGGAGCACGTGCTCGCCTATGCCGCTGACCTTGCGGTGAACTGCTCCCCGGCCTCGGTGATCAACATCAAGGAACAGCTGCGAAACAGCTACACCCATACGTTCCTGGAGTCGGTGCACGACGCCGAGGAGCGGGAGCGCACTGCGCTGGCCTCGGTCGACTTCTACGAGGGCGTCATGAGTTTCGTCGAGCGGCGGCCTCCGCAGTTCGCCCCGTTCGGTGAGGGCGCCAAGCCGAGAGGCTAA
- a CDS encoding Acyl-CoA synthetase (AMP-forming)/AMP-acid ligase II, whose protein sequence is MRLFPPERVASFLELGWWSGDTLDSRFEQHLARRPDEVAIVDAPNRSTFTQGDPRRLTWADLRRSADGVATEFLKAGLGEGDVIGIQLPNIVELAVVYLAGMRIGAIVSPFPAQYREHEVLSLASIGGFRALVTASRVGGRDNAAELAALAPRIPSLQHCFAFGTGLPDGVIPLDPALEGAADPSILADYRANRVVDANDCLTLCWTSGTESNPKGVPRAHGDWLAVVQTTAGVPEMNPDSVLLCTFPMVNAGGMGGMFVPWMREGCRLVLHHPFDLDTFLAQISAESVTHSVSPPAILTQLLQEPERLANTDLSSLRTMGSGSTTLLPSMIEGWEALGIEIINFFGSNEGLSLAGCRANIPEPELRGSLLPRPGSHGLPTNVESDRFAGERLVDLATGEDIHTAGRPGELRLVGPTIFAGYWGGDGSEFDEQGYFRTGDVFEYVGDQLQYVSFLGRSKELIVRGGFKISPADIEGLVEAHPKVAEVAAVGWPDPRLGERVCVFVVPQSGQTLTLNEIVDFLKERKVATFKLPERLEIVDSLPRNAIGKVLKRDLKASLQPA, encoded by the coding sequence ATGCGTCTCTTTCCGCCGGAGCGGGTAGCCAGCTTTCTGGAGCTGGGGTGGTGGTCCGGTGACACGCTGGACTCCCGCTTCGAGCAGCACCTGGCCCGGCGCCCGGACGAGGTGGCGATCGTCGATGCCCCGAACCGGAGCACCTTCACCCAGGGTGACCCGCGCCGCCTGACCTGGGCCGACCTGCGCCGCAGTGCCGATGGTGTCGCCACCGAGTTTCTCAAGGCCGGTCTCGGTGAAGGCGACGTGATCGGCATCCAGCTGCCGAACATCGTCGAGCTCGCGGTGGTGTACCTCGCCGGCATGCGAATCGGCGCGATCGTCTCGCCTTTCCCTGCGCAATACCGTGAGCACGAGGTGCTTTCCCTCGCCTCCATCGGCGGCTTCCGCGCCCTGGTCACGGCCAGCCGGGTCGGTGGACGGGACAACGCGGCGGAGCTGGCCGCGCTGGCCCCGCGGATCCCATCGCTGCAGCATTGCTTCGCCTTCGGGACGGGACTCCCCGACGGCGTCATCCCGCTCGACCCGGCCCTCGAGGGAGCGGCCGATCCGTCGATACTGGCTGACTATCGCGCCAACCGTGTGGTCGATGCCAATGACTGCCTGACTCTCTGCTGGACCTCCGGGACCGAGAGCAATCCCAAGGGCGTTCCGCGCGCGCATGGTGACTGGCTGGCCGTCGTCCAGACCACCGCCGGCGTGCCCGAGATGAACCCGGACTCGGTGCTGCTCTGCACGTTCCCGATGGTGAATGCCGGCGGGATGGGCGGGATGTTCGTGCCGTGGATGCGCGAGGGGTGCCGCCTGGTACTCCACCATCCGTTTGACCTGGACACTTTCCTGGCGCAGATCAGTGCTGAGTCGGTGACCCACTCCGTCTCACCGCCGGCCATCCTCACCCAGTTGCTGCAGGAGCCGGAGCGGCTGGCCAACACCGACCTGAGCTCGCTGCGGACGATGGGCTCCGGGTCGACCACCCTGCTGCCGTCGATGATCGAGGGCTGGGAGGCCCTGGGTATCGAGATCATCAACTTCTTCGGGTCGAACGAAGGGCTCTCACTGGCCGGTTGCCGGGCCAACATCCCGGAGCCGGAACTGCGGGGGAGCCTGCTGCCACGACCCGGGTCGCACGGGTTGCCGACCAACGTCGAGAGCGATCGCTTCGCCGGCGAACGGCTGGTCGACCTGGCGACCGGCGAGGACATCCACACCGCCGGACGCCCCGGCGAGCTCCGGCTGGTCGGGCCGACCATCTTCGCCGGATACTGGGGTGGCGACGGTTCGGAGTTCGACGAGCAGGGTTACTTCCGCACCGGTGACGTCTTCGAGTACGTCGGTGATCAGCTGCAGTACGTCAGCTTTCTCGGACGTTCCAAGGAACTCATCGTCCGCGGCGGCTTCAAGATCTCCCCGGCCGATATCGAAGGACTGGTCGAGGCGCACCCCAAGGTAGCCGAGGTCGCCGCCGTCGGCTGGCCCGATCCGCGGCTGGGGGAGCGGGTCTGTGTCTTCGTTGTGCCGCAGAGCGGCCAGACGCTGACCCTGAACGAGATCGTAGATTTTCTGAAGGAGCGCAAGGTGGCCACCTTCAAACTCCCGGAACGCCTGGAGATCGTTGACTCCCTGCCGCGCAATGCGATCGGCAAGGTGCTGAAACGTGACCTGAAGGCGAGCCTACAGCCGGCCTGA
- a CDS encoding transcriptional regulator, HxlR family, which produces MTSATPSALESALLIVGDRWNLQIIRSCFQGARRFQDLRNELSISDAVLAQRLRGLVASGVLRTESYSVSPPRHEYRLTDAGKELWSVFVAMWSWDRRWAPGSPGALGTHLIHLPCGNAVTPVFGCGQCGAIGVTARDTETTLDENDAPRGATRSRRSTATDLGEFRDSTVVLADRWSTFLLAAALLGAHRFSEFKRRLPGISPFTLTERLGVFVETEMLSRAPVAEGAGRHEYLLTPKSFDFFVVFALLNGWAEHSLADGRGGSSGLLITHRACGEPLVPRFTCNCCNQELQRREVEFQTRHSGRGYGAEGTA; this is translated from the coding sequence ATGACGTCCGCGACCCCCTCCGCTCTGGAGAGCGCACTGCTGATCGTCGGCGACCGCTGGAACCTGCAGATCATCCGTTCGTGTTTCCAGGGTGCGCGCCGCTTTCAGGACCTCCGCAACGAGCTGAGCATCTCCGACGCGGTGCTCGCCCAGCGGCTACGCGGGCTCGTCGCGTCCGGCGTGCTGCGCACCGAGAGCTACAGCGTCTCGCCGCCACGTCACGAGTATCGCCTCACCGACGCCGGAAAGGAACTCTGGTCGGTCTTCGTCGCCATGTGGTCGTGGGACCGTCGCTGGGCACCGGGGAGTCCCGGCGCCCTCGGCACGCACCTGATTCACCTCCCGTGCGGCAATGCGGTGACTCCGGTCTTCGGCTGCGGTCAGTGCGGGGCCATCGGTGTGACGGCCCGCGACACCGAGACGACCCTGGACGAGAACGACGCGCCGCGAGGGGCGACCCGCTCCCGCCGCTCCACCGCGACCGACCTCGGCGAGTTCCGCGACTCGACGGTGGTGTTGGCCGACCGCTGGTCGACCTTCCTGCTGGCGGCCGCACTACTGGGCGCGCACCGGTTCAGTGAGTTCAAGCGGCGACTACCCGGCATCTCCCCGTTCACCCTCACCGAGCGACTCGGCGTCTTCGTGGAGACCGAGATGCTGAGCCGGGCACCGGTGGCCGAGGGGGCCGGGCGTCACGAGTACCTGCTCACCCCGAAGAGCTTCGACTTCTTCGTCGTCTTCGCGTTGCTGAACGGCTGGGCAGAGCATTCACTCGCCGACGGGCGCGGGGGTTCATCGGGACTGCTGATCACGCATCGAGCCTGCGGCGAACCGTTGGTTCCGCGCTTCACCTGCAACTGCTGCAACCAGGAACTGCAGCGCCGGGAGGTCGAGTTCCAGACCCGCCACTCCGGTCGCGGCTACGGGGCGGAGGGGACGGCGTGA
- a CDS encoding NTE family protein codes for MSRALVLGGGGSAAVGWELGVLQGLAEAGFAAQQADTLIGTSAGAIVAARLASSVSIALLYKEICTAVAAEALAIDYDAVAQAWMEAVVGAESAVVARRRIGAFAQAAETMPEAQRRGEIRAMLPAAEWPQRPVTLCAVSAESGEFATLTASSGVDFVDAVAASCAVPGVWPPVTIGGELFMDGAVRSPTNTSVAQGHEHVLVLAPMVPPGRGGIDAELSRLHPAATAAIVADAESVASFGNNPLDPGVAPAAAEQGYRQGLAEADRLRVALPSWTAQTE; via the coding sequence GTGAGCCGGGCGCTGGTGCTCGGAGGCGGCGGTAGCGCGGCCGTCGGCTGGGAGTTGGGGGTGCTGCAGGGGCTGGCCGAGGCCGGGTTTGCTGCGCAGCAGGCCGACACCCTCATCGGCACCTCGGCCGGGGCGATCGTAGCCGCCCGACTGGCCTCCTCGGTATCGATTGCCCTGCTTTATAAGGAGATCTGCACTGCGGTCGCCGCCGAGGCGCTGGCCATTGACTACGATGCCGTCGCTCAAGCCTGGATGGAGGCGGTCGTCGGCGCCGAGTCCGCTGTGGTGGCCCGCCGCCGCATCGGCGCGTTCGCTCAGGCCGCTGAGACCATGCCCGAGGCGCAGCGACGGGGTGAGATTCGCGCGATGCTGCCGGCCGCCGAGTGGCCGCAGCGACCGGTGACGCTCTGCGCGGTGAGCGCCGAGTCCGGCGAGTTCGCCACGCTTACCGCGAGCTCCGGGGTCGATTTCGTCGATGCGGTTGCCGCCAGCTGCGCCGTGCCCGGGGTGTGGCCGCCGGTGACGATCGGCGGCGAGCTCTTCATGGACGGCGCGGTCCGATCGCCGACGAACACATCGGTGGCCCAGGGGCACGAACACGTGCTGGTGCTGGCGCCGATGGTGCCGCCCGGACGGGGCGGTATCGACGCCGAACTCAGCCGGCTCCATCCGGCGGCGACCGCGGCGATCGTTGCTGATGCAGAGTCGGTGGCGTCGTTCGGTAACAACCCGCTCGACCCGGGAGTCGCTCCGGCGGCGGCCGAGCAGGGGTACCGGCAGGGCCTCGCCGAAGCCGATCGCCTGCGGGTGGCGCTCCCCTCGTGGACCGCGCAGACGGAGTAG
- a CDS encoding serine/threonine-protein kinase HipA, with the protein MTTSSLGAVPDGAFVWVWLPDASVPVVAGRVQVTGTSELGAVLSFAYGRSYLSRDGAISLFAPELPLQQGTFDPTAPLIPGREPTPIAGCLRDSAPDAWGRRVINLRVGSDPNVELSELTYLLASGSDRIGALDFQTSATEYVPRGGDATLEQLAEAAARAEAGEHIPDDLAVAAGHGTSVGGARPKALLTDGDRNLIAKFSSSTDDRPVVKAEAAAMMLARYAGIDVPEVEVLRVSGKDVLVVERFDRTPGGGRRMLLSALTVLGLGEYSARYASYPMLADAITTSFRHPENALRELFLRLVFNVCIGNNDDHLRNHAAFWDGVALELAPAYDLTPQPRRTSVSNQAIAVTDDGYRSSQLWVCRKAAPAFRLTASDADDTVDHVVSGIREHWKDAAEEAHLTAAERDTLMGREVLNPYIFYDQR; encoded by the coding sequence ATGACAACTTCTAGTCTCGGTGCCGTGCCGGACGGCGCGTTCGTATGGGTGTGGTTGCCCGACGCTTCTGTCCCGGTCGTCGCTGGCCGCGTACAGGTCACCGGAACGTCGGAGCTCGGGGCGGTGCTCTCGTTCGCCTATGGGCGGAGCTACCTATCCCGTGACGGCGCGATCTCCCTATTTGCCCCGGAATTGCCTTTGCAGCAAGGCACTTTCGATCCCACCGCGCCGCTGATCCCGGGGCGGGAGCCAACTCCGATAGCCGGCTGTCTGCGCGACTCGGCCCCGGATGCCTGGGGCAGACGGGTCATCAACCTGCGTGTCGGGTCGGACCCGAACGTGGAACTCTCCGAACTGACCTACCTGCTCGCCTCGGGGAGCGATCGGATCGGTGCGCTCGACTTCCAGACCTCAGCGACGGAGTACGTTCCGCGTGGCGGCGACGCCACTTTGGAGCAGTTGGCCGAGGCCGCAGCGAGGGCCGAAGCCGGCGAACACATCCCTGACGATCTTGCAGTTGCCGCCGGTCACGGCACCTCCGTGGGGGGTGCTCGTCCCAAAGCGCTGCTCACCGACGGCGACCGGAATCTGATCGCGAAGTTCTCCTCCTCCACCGACGATCGGCCGGTCGTAAAAGCTGAAGCCGCCGCGATGATGTTGGCCCGGTACGCGGGCATCGACGTCCCCGAGGTGGAGGTCCTGCGTGTGTCCGGAAAGGACGTTCTCGTGGTGGAACGGTTCGACCGGACCCCGGGCGGTGGCCGGCGGATGTTGTTGTCCGCGCTCACCGTTCTCGGGCTCGGCGAATACTCGGCCCGGTACGCGAGCTACCCGATGCTCGCCGACGCGATCACCACGTCGTTCCGGCATCCCGAGAACGCGCTGCGAGAACTCTTCCTGCGGCTGGTCTTCAACGTCTGCATCGGCAACAACGACGACCATCTGCGCAACCACGCCGCCTTCTGGGACGGCGTCGCACTCGAGCTTGCACCGGCGTACGACCTCACCCCGCAGCCGCGACGGACCTCGGTCTCCAACCAGGCCATCGCCGTCACCGACGACGGCTACCGGTCCAGTCAACTCTGGGTCTGCCGCAAGGCCGCACCGGCTTTCCGCCTCACCGCGTCTGACGCGGACGACACGGTCGATCACGTCGTCTCAGGAATCCGGGAACACTGGAAGGACGCTGCCGAAGAGGCGCATCTAACCGCTGCGGAGAGGGACACATTGATGGGCCGCGAGGTCCTCAACCCCTACATCTTCTACGACCAGCGCTGA